In Halostagnicola larsenii XH-48, the sequence CTCGAGAAGAAGAGGTCACGTACCATGTATCGTACCTCTTGGGCCTGCGATCCGCTGAAATGGACGTTCAGAGAGAGATAGATCATACTCAAAACGGCCGTCACCGTGTCACGTTGGAGATTACAGCGAACGACAAACCGTGGGCGACATACACGGCAACGATCAGTCAGAAAGACGGCGAGACGAGCATCGATGTGGAGTACATATCGAACCAGCGCTTCGGGCTACAGCACGTCCCGAACCAGTTCTTCGGGGAACGATACCGCGAGGATGCGCTCACGGCGCAGGGATACACGGTTCTCGAGCGTGAGTCGCACTTCGGAATTTGAATAACACAGTTGATGGCGTTACGCTCGTCACCGGAGGTATCGTTCTTCCCGAGAACGACAGGCCTGATACCTTCAGCACTCAGTACGGATCAAGCAGGTTCTGCTCCGAACGGTTGACGAACCGCACTGGCACAGCTACAAGGGTTGAGAAGGCCAGCCACAACATCTGTAACTTGATACTACCACAAATTGCATTCAATGACAGATAATACATAAATGTAACTGTGTGATTTATGTTTCAACGTTCGAACCAGAATGAATATTCTCACTACCACCGAAGCGTGAGGCGTATCATGGTTGAGAGACGAACCAACAGATCACAGCGAACTGAATCGGAGACAAACGAATCGGCATACTCTCGCCGTCAGGCAATCCGCGTCGGTACTGGGGTAGCGACAGCGGCGGTCGGTATTGCGGCGTTCGGTGGACAGGCCGCTGCACACTTTCCGACTGACCTCGAGATCGCGGTCCGGCCGAACTGTGACATCGCACGAATCGATTTGGAAAATCGTACCCTGATTCCAGTCGCGGTCTTCCAGACCGACGAGTTCGATCCGGTGAACGAACCGGTTCAGTACCGGTTTGGCGAACCGGATACTGTTAGTGATGGTGAGGGGGCTCGACCGGTCGACGACGGATTCTCTGTTGATTTGAACGGAGACGGTCGGACGGACCTGCTGATGTTCTTCCCAACCGCCGAAACTGACCTCGATGGCGACGACTCGGAGGCACGTCTCGAGTGGGAGCGCACCGAAGACGGCCGGCATGGACTCGCCGGAACAGCGTCGGTTACGATCATTGAATAATAAAATACGCGATAAGTACAGGGAGGAAAATGTGCACTCACCGCGAGCGAACGAAGTGAGTGAGCGGGCCGACGACCGACCCGAAAGACGCGGCGTTATGCGGGTGGACGAGCGGTGAAGCCGCGAGTCGAGGAGTGTGGAGTGCTTTTCATCAACGCTAACCTGGAGCTTCGCTCCTGTGAGGTCGACGGCGTGCGCACGACTCCGCGATTTGTGGCATCACGAAACGGCGAAGCCGTTTCGAACGACTTCGTGCCGACTGCCCGGGGAACCGTTGGACACTCGCTGCCCAAAAGAGCGAAACGCGCTTTTTTGAGGATTTTGCCGAGAAACTGAGCGTCAGCGAGGGAGCACAGAGCAAAAGGTTGATCGGCATAGTTACGTCCAATATTGATAAAACATTTACTGGTTCTCCAGAGACTGGAATTTGTATGGTACACTGCCCTGAATGTGAACACGAGATAGCCGAGGAATCGGATGTCGAGTTCAAAGATTTGGACGCAGAGATGGCGGGTCTCATTCGGTCTTCCAAACGGTTCTACGTCGTCGCCTGCAACAATTGTGGAGTAGCAATCGGTAGCGGTGTCGCCGGTGGCAGCTGAGTGTAACTACCAAAACCACAGATAGTGAGTAGATCGGGACGAATTTTCCGTATCAGCCCTCATCGTTTTTGTGATTGGCGGGCTTGCCAATACACATGGCCCCTGTGAGCAACAACGAAAGCGGTGTTTTCGATATCGGTGGCGACCTGTCAGTCAATCGGCTGGGGTTCGGGGCGATGCGGATTACCGGCGAGGATATTATCGGTCCCCCAGACGACCAGCAGAAGGCGATGGATGTCGTCCGTAGAGCCGCCGAACTCGAGGTCGATTTCTTCGATACCGCAGATTCCTACGGCCCTGGGGTCAGCGAGCGACTGCTCGGTGAGGCACTTGGCGACGATGGCGACGTAGTCATCGCTTCGAAGGCCGGACTGCTCCGACACCGCAACGGAGACTGGCTCCCACACGGGGATCCGGACTACCTGAAAAACCAGGTTCTCTGTAGCCTCGACAGACTCCAGACCGAGACCATCGACCTATACCAGTACCATCGCCCGGATCCCGATACCGACTTCGAGGCGTCCGTACACGCCTTCGCCGAGATGAAAGACGCCGGCCAAATCGACCACGTCGGCCTCTCGAACGTTTCTACCGAACAACTGGAAACTGCGATGGATATCGTCGATATTGCGACGGTCCAGAACCGATACAACGTCGGCAACCGGGACGACGAGGACGTCCTACAGGCGTGCGAGGAGTACGGAATCGGGTTTATTCCCTGGGGGCCGATGTACACGGTCGGCGAAGACGACGTTAGTGGCGGGTTAGAAGACGTCGCCGACAATCACGACGCAACTCCCCGACAGGTTGCACTCGCGTGGCTTCTCCACCATTCGGACGTGACGCTCCCCATCCCCGGAACCTCGAGTCCCGAGCACCTCGAGTCGAACGTCGCCGCGTCACAGATAGCGCTGACCGACGATGATCTGGCCACGTTGAACGGTATCGATCCACAGAACTGATCGAGAGGTTCTCTGTGCTCTCGGAACGAGGAAAGGTAACCGCGGTCATCGGTGTTAGAGGCGCAGTAGCGTCCGACTCTGCGTACCATATTCGACATGACCAAGCCTTACTTATGTGCGTCACTACTGCCCACGTACATCTATGGAACGCCAGTCGGGCATCGTTCGCGTCGACCTCTCCGCACGGTCGGTGACAAGCGAGCCAGTTCCCGACTCGTGGCGCAGGAAATACGTCGGTGGCAAAGGACTGGGCGCACGCTACCTTTTCGACGAACTCGAGGCGGGAACCGACCCGTTGAGCGAGAGAAACGTCCTGCTGTTTCTGATCGGCCCGCTCACCGGCTACCTGCCGAGCGAGCAGCGCTACGTCGTGGTGACGAAATCGCCTCAGACGGGGACCTTCCTCGACTCCTACGCCGGTGGGTCGATAGCCGGACGACTGGCCGGATCGCTCGGCGATCACGCGGGGATTCTCGTAACCGGCCGCGCGTCCGAACCGGTCACGCTCTCGGTGACGGGCGGCGACGTCACGATCGAATCCAGCTCGGAGCTGTGGGGACTCGACGCCGCCGAAGTCGACGAGCGATTTCCCGACGCGGCGACCGCTTGTATCGGACCCGCCGGCGAACACGGCGTGACCTACGCCACGATCGCCTCGGACGGCGGCGACCACCACGCGGGTCGGGGTGGTGCCGGCGCCGTGATGGGCACAAAACGACTCAAAGCGATCGTCGCTCGCGATGGCCCGCCAGAACTTACCGATCGGCTTCGAGTGCTCCGAGCAAAGTACGAACGGGCATACGCGGAAAACGAAACCGGGCGGTGGCAAGCAACGAGCGAAACGCTCGAGACGGTCGACTTCGCGAACGAGGTCGGCGTCCTCCCAACGCACGGCTGGCAGGCGAGCCGATTCGACGGTGCGGACGAGATCGGTATCTCGGCAGCGCGGGCGGCCGCCCACGAACGCGAACGGGCCGACGACGCCGTTCCGGGCGGCTTTCGCGTCGACGGCGACGAGGGCGAGAGCGTTCCCCGCGGATCGACGCCGATTTCGCTCGGCGCGGGACTCGGCATCGACGACTTCGACGCCGTCGCGACGCTGGGATGGATCTGCGATCGACTCGCACTCGACGTTATCTCGAGTGGGAACGCCGTCGCGTGGGCAATTCGGGCGAGTAAGGAGGGACACATCGATCGAGACCTCGAGTTCGGCGACGATGCGGCTGCTCGGGACCTCATCGAAGAAATCGCAACGCGGTCGACGGAACTGGGAGCGGTGCTCGCCGACGGCGTGGAAGCGGCCGCCGACGAGTACGGTGGCGACGATTTGATCCCGACGGTCAAAGGAATGGATCTTCCGTCGTACGATCCGCGCGGCGCGACGGCGATGGCACTCGCATACGCGACGAGCGATCGCGGTGCGTGTCACCGACGCGCCCGGCCAGTCGAAGCCGAAGCGCTCGCCCCGAGAGTCTGGACCACCGACGAACGCGTCGATGCGGTTGTCACCGAACAGAACAGACGCGCAGTGCTCTGGAGTCTCGTCGCCGACGACTTCCTCGGAGACTCGCTCGCCGAAGACCTCGGGGTCGAATGGCTCGAGGCGGTCGGCCGCGAGTACGAACGCGAAGAGCTCGCGCGAGTCGGCAAGCGGATCTGGACCCTCGTTCGACTGTTCAACGTTCGTGAGGGGTTCGACCGCGCCGACGACGAACTGCCCGCGGTGGTGACCGAACCACCCGAATCCGGACGACACGACGATTACGCGGTCGATCCGGCCGAGTTCGAGGCGATGCTCGAGTCGTACTACGAGTATCGGGGGTGGGATCAGGAAGGGCGACCAACCGAATCGATGGTTCGACGGCTCGGTATTGACGGGGATCTCGAAGACGTTGCGGTTTCAGGTCCTGAGTGAGCGGATCGGACCGGCGACGACGGATCAGTTCCTGAAAATTTCGATGGCGAGGATCCCTAGGGTTTCGGGGAGGCTTTCTGCAGCGACGTTTCGGCGATGTTCCCGCCGTAGTCGGCACAGCGAGAGAGCGAATCGAGGATCAACCCGACGGACTGGGCTCGGACCGGATCCACGTCGCGGAGCATGTCGTCGATCTGCCGGTTGTGCTCGTCTATCTCGAGGACAGATTCGAGCGCGTCATGACCGAGCGTGGTTGCTTTCGATCCGTCGTCGGTCAACAGCGCGTCCATCGATTTTTCGATGATATCGGCGGCGTCCCGATAGAGTTCGAGAAAGCCATCCGCAACCTGCTCGGGAAGGTCCTCGAGTTTGAGCGCGAGTTCGCTGATTTTGACCGCGTGGTCGGCGATCCGCTCGAGCTGGCGGGAACTCGAGTGGTAATCGAAACAGTCCTCGCGCGGGACGCCCAGTTCCTCGGCCGCTCGGGGCGAACGCAACGTCGCGCGAAATATTCGCGAGACGGCGAGCCAGAGTCGGTCGATGTCGTCGTCGCGATCGATCACGTCGCGTGCGATATCGTCGTCGTTCTCGACGAGCGCCGTCACCGCGTCTTTGAGCATCGACGTGGCGATCAACCGCATGCGAGTAACCGCGTCGAGAATCGACAGTTCGGATGAATCGAGTAGATCCTGTACGACGACCTGATCCGTCTGTTCTTGCACGACTTCGACCCCGATCAGTCCTTGAATCGCGCTCCGAATCGCTCGTCGCTGTTCCGTCGAAATCTGACTCGACTCGAGTCTGATAATGTCGAACCCGCTAACGTACATCGTCAACACCGCTCGAACGAGTCGTTCGCCCTCGAGAGTCGAAATCTCGAGTGAGCCCTCCTGATGATCGCCATCAGTCTGCGGTGTGACGATCAGGGTATCGTCTTGGGAGTAAATTTCGACGGTCGTCCCGCTGCTGACGCCGTTTTCGGTCGCCCAGGTTTTTGGAAGCGAAACAGTGTAGGTCGATCCACCGGTCACCTGAATCTTCCGCGTTTCCATATGATTCGTCGTTGACGGATGGAATATAAATAAGTATTCATCTATAGAAATTGGAAAAGCTATTCTAAGAGCGTGTACGCGACTATTTTTCCGTTTTAGAATATAGTATATGGGACCGATTCAATGAGTGACATTGTTATATATAGAGATATTTAGTTCGGTGTCCAGTATATGGCCTTCTGTTGGACTCGTCTCATTTGATTCGACACGCCAGACGACACAGCCGTATGGAGAGGTCGTGAGCCAACGGCGGAGCTATGGATCGCTCCTAGAAAGGAAATTGTAGCGCATCGGCGTAGCTTTTCTTGGATGAATCCCGATACCCCAACTCACGGCTCATTCCAGGCCAACGGTGCCGGAACGGTCTCAGCGAACCGCGTTACCGAGAGCACCCACTCGGAGTTCCAGGCTGAATCCGATCACACGTACACCTGTCCACTGTGTACGTTCATCGACGACTCACAGCAAACCGTTTACGAACACCTGTTGAGTAGCCACCGAAAACGGGCGATCAGCACCGCACTCTTTGAAAGCCACGTCGATCCACAACCCTGATCGACGCGTTCATCCCTCGAGTCGCCGTGACGCGGCCGTCGTGAACTGAAAACTTCCACGGAAACGACGCCCCGTTGCAGGTTACTGGTCCTGGGCTCTGTTAAAATCATTAGCACATGATAGGTTTGCACCCTGTACGGGAAGTACAGGTTAAGTAGGTAACGAGGCAGCAATCAACTCCACAGATAGCTATCAAGAGCAGCGTGCTGAATATTGAGGATACGTTCCGCACAGAGGCTCCGTTTGTTTCACGTCAACGACGAGGGACCAACTGCTCAGTAGACCTACGTACTGCGCACATACGATATCGATATCTCGGAGTTTCCTATTTTGATAGAGTTTGACGGATACGTTCTACTATTGTTTCCTCATCGGTCATTTCAACTGTTTCTTTCCCGCCATCTCCCATCTTTTCTCTCGTGTCTCCACCATCGTCTTCCTCATCTTCGAACATTTCACCAGTCTCCTCATCGCCTTCTCCGAACGTCCCGCCTACTTCATCGCCATCTTCTTCGACCATCTCAGCTGTCTCCTCACTACCCTCTTCGACCATCTCGCCTGCCTCTGCACCACCTTCTTCGATCATCTCAGCTGTCTCCTCACCACCTTCTTCGAGCATCTCGCTCGCCTCTTCACCACTTTCTTCGACCATCTCACCGATCTGTTTACTTCCCTCTTCGATCTGATCGCTGAGTCCCTCGCTGGTCTCTCTAATTCGATTGGCGACGTTCCCCGTCGTTTCCTCCGTCTTTTCTGCTACTTTTTGACCACCCTTCTGGACTTGATCAGCCGCGCCGTGGGTCATCTCTCCCGTATAATTTTTGACCGTATTAGTGACTCCATGACTCTGTTTTGAGGAGCCGTCGTCCTCAGAACGGATCTTTTCTCTTGCTGGACCTAACCAATCTCGGAGCACGTAACCAAGGCCGATGAGAGTGACTACATCAATTAGACGGGGACGAGATCTCCCCTCCTCAGTAGTCATTCTCTCCTCATCGCTGGTCGCTATTTCCTCCTCGCTTGTCGTTTTCTCTTCGTGTCTGGTCGTCCCCCCGTGTGCGGTCGTCATGTCTGGCTTATTTGACATCAATTAATATCATTGACCCCTATAGACAGTATACTTCGGCCAGCATCAGCAAGTCGGAAAAATGGCGGCTAGACCGCTATTACCTAAACAATATGTGGAGGATAATAGAAAGTATGGGATACATACTAGAGAAACAAACACGTATGTTCACTTGTAAGGGACTGTCCAATCTGAACGGGATCGACGTACCGCTGGTTGGCCAATTGGTGAGCAGTACACGCTATGCACTGTGCATTCACTCTTCCACACTGATCGCCTCTCAGATCGTGTCACATTCGCGCCCTATATTCAGCACGACTCTGTCAACATCCCCTTCATCAGATAGATGTGATCGCGTTAGATTCGCATCTGTAGTGTTCATGTGTCTCACGCTAAGATACGTCTGAATAATCGGAATTCAACAGAGCCTGGTCCCGAGTACGTTTGATTTCTGCGGATACCTCCGCTGCGTATGAATTCCCTTCGCATACGTCACGTAGTAGCGATAGAACCCAACCGATACGTCCGGTTCAGAACCATCCGTACTACTCAATAGAACAACTAGAAGCGGCTATGTGCCGTTCAGTCGTTGTCTCGAGTACCCAGGTCCCAACCATGAACGAACCCTCGAGCGAGTACGACACGGCTAGTGTTCGAGAACGATTGCAGCGGGCCGCTCGATACTCGACCCGCTCGATCGAACTCGACGCAATCGTCGTCCGATACGAAACGCAGTCCGATCGGTGTACGATAACGCCGCGAGAGTGCGCCGACGACAATCGGCTTACCACGTGGCTCTCAGCGGATGTCGACGCGTTCGTCGATCTCGAGGACGCGCGGTGATTCCGATCAGCACGGATTCGACGGCCCAGTTTTGACCGGTGGTCTCGAGAACGAATCGATAGTGCTCGAGAGAGCAGCGATTCTGCCACCGTGACAGCTACAACTCGAGAATGCCCTCAAAAACTCGGATAGAGGTGTAATTCATTCAATCGGGCCTGTAAAACAGCGGACATACTGGTGTCGAGGCCGGTTGAAACACACCGATCTGGGACGCCAGCTTCGGCGTACAAGCCAGTTCACGAGAACAAGTCCGGCTATCGTAAACACTATGGCCCATTTAGGATTACATAGTAATACAAACCATGGCCAACAACGAGAACGACAAACCAGTGCTGATCGCGGGGGCCGGGCCGGTCGGGATGAGCGCCGCGCTGGCACTGCACGCACGGGGAATCGACACCGCAATTCTCGAGGCCGAGTCGGCTGATCGGGACAGAGACGGGAGTCGCGCCATCTACGTCCACGGGAGCACCCTTCGAACGCTCGAGCGCGTCCACCCCGGGCTGGGAACCGATCTGGTCGACGAAGGGCTCGTCTGGCCGACCCGTCGCACGCTCTATCGCGGCAAGGAAGTCTTCAATCGGACGTACGACTCGCCCGGCGGCAGCGGCGACATCCCTCACTTCACCAGCGTTCCGCAGGTCGTCACCGAGGCGTACATGCACGACGCCCTCGAGGAGGTGGGCGTCGACATCCACTGGGATTCGGCGGTCGAAACCGTCGAGTCGTCGGCCGACGGCGTTCGCGTCGAGACGGCCGACGGCAGCGAGTGGCGGACCGAGTACCTCATCGGAGCCGACGGCGGCGGCTCGACCG encodes:
- a CDS encoding aldo/keto reductase is translated as MAPVSNNESGVFDIGGDLSVNRLGFGAMRITGEDIIGPPDDQQKAMDVVRRAAELEVDFFDTADSYGPGVSERLLGEALGDDGDVVIASKAGLLRHRNGDWLPHGDPDYLKNQVLCSLDRLQTETIDLYQYHRPDPDTDFEASVHAFAEMKDAGQIDHVGLSNVSTEQLETAMDIVDIATVQNRYNVGNRDDEDVLQACEEYGIGFIPWGPMYTVGEDDVSGGLEDVADNHDATPRQVALAWLLHHSDVTLPIPGTSSPEHLESNVAASQIALTDDDLATLNGIDPQN
- a CDS encoding aldehyde ferredoxin oxidoreductase family protein, with translation MERQSGIVRVDLSARSVTSEPVPDSWRRKYVGGKGLGARYLFDELEAGTDPLSERNVLLFLIGPLTGYLPSEQRYVVVTKSPQTGTFLDSYAGGSIAGRLAGSLGDHAGILVTGRASEPVTLSVTGGDVTIESSSELWGLDAAEVDERFPDAATACIGPAGEHGVTYATIASDGGDHHAGRGGAGAVMGTKRLKAIVARDGPPELTDRLRVLRAKYERAYAENETGRWQATSETLETVDFANEVGVLPTHGWQASRFDGADEIGISAARAAAHERERADDAVPGGFRVDGDEGESVPRGSTPISLGAGLGIDDFDAVATLGWICDRLALDVISSGNAVAWAIRASKEGHIDRDLEFGDDAAARDLIEEIATRSTELGAVLADGVEAAADEYGGDDLIPTVKGMDLPSYDPRGATAMALAYATSDRGACHRRARPVEAEALAPRVWTTDERVDAVVTEQNRRAVLWSLVADDFLGDSLAEDLGVEWLEAVGREYEREELARVGKRIWTLVRLFNVREGFDRADDELPAVVTEPPESGRHDDYAVDPAEFEAMLESYYEYRGWDQEGRPTESMVRRLGIDGDLEDVAVSGPE
- a CDS encoding phosphate uptake regulator PhoU, which codes for METRKIQVTGGSTYTVSLPKTWATENGVSSGTTVEIYSQDDTLIVTPQTDGDHQEGSLEISTLEGERLVRAVLTMYVSGFDIIRLESSQISTEQRRAIRSAIQGLIGVEVVQEQTDQVVVQDLLDSSELSILDAVTRMRLIATSMLKDAVTALVENDDDIARDVIDRDDDIDRLWLAVSRIFRATLRSPRAAEELGVPREDCFDYHSSSRQLERIADHAVKISELALKLEDLPEQVADGFLELYRDAADIIEKSMDALLTDDGSKATTLGHDALESVLEIDEHNRQIDDMLRDVDPVRAQSVGLILDSLSRCADYGGNIAETSLQKASPKP
- a CDS encoding DUF7511 domain-containing protein; the protein is MNEPSSEYDTASVRERLQRAARYSTRSIELDAIVVRYETQSDRCTITPRECADDNRLTTWLSADVDAFVDLEDAR